Genomic window (Zingiber officinale cultivar Zhangliang chromosome 2B, Zo_v1.1, whole genome shotgun sequence):
GCTTTACCAAGTGTTTATacaaagttaaatttaattgtaTTGATAAAGGTGGACAGGTTATGGTTAGTCTATCGGATGCATCAATATTATAGCAATCAATTAGTTATGCAATTCTTCTAAAGTTGACATGATTCTCATATGCACATAGTAAATTTCTTAGTTTAATGGATAAAAGCAAGCAATTGGCTGATGAGTTTTGTGACTCAAAAAATTACTATAAATGGGCACAGACATCTTAACAGTAAATCTATTGTATACTGCCTACATACAtttgtttttggaaattttctcATCAATATAGGAGCATAGCTAGATAAGAATTAAACATTTCCTTGTGACCAAAAGGGATATTTAGTCTATCCATGTAACTTTGAAATGACTCATGTGATGTTTTGATGTGAGTATGATAAGGGCTTTCATGGGAAAAATAACTCTCACTATTCATGACAATTTTGTATTGTTTGTCTTCATATAATGTGCATGTATGAAAATTTTAAGGGCAAAAATTAAAAGGTGTTTTTTTCTCCAAATCATCGAAGCGGTGCGCCTCACTTTGATTTTTTAGCAAAGGGGCGCCCCACTTTGATTTTTTAGCAAAGGGGCGTTCCACTTTGATTTTTTATCAAAAGGGTATTCCACCTCACAGTTCAAACGTGTTCAATTACCCAACTACCTTTCAATAATTGTTTCCATTATTATCTCCCGCCTAAATTTTGAATCGGTCAGATGCGCTGTAGCATTTATGAAACCGTAGCTGTTATACATATTATAATAGCTACGAttttgtagttgctacaacgtgaatattacaacatgaatatttttgaacAGGTTAAATATGTGTTGTAACAGTTACGAAATCGTAGTTCCTACAATATGTATAACAATTACGACACACCTGATCGACTCAAGATTTAGGCAAGAGAGAATAATGTGAAACAGTACTAGAGGACATTTGTGTTATTGTACATGGCCGAACAATGGGGTGAAGTgtcattttgataaaaataaataaataaataaaattggacACCCTTTGATGATTTGAAAAAAACAAGGTGTTCTTTTGACTTTTGTCCAAAATTTAATGCATTTTCATGTGCCATCTAGTGTAGGTGAAGTTAATTATCTTACTACGTCAagttttctaatttttctttcatttcatctTTTGTCTAATAGTCCATTTTTTAACGAATATttcattttcattcttttctattaGATTAGATTGTTCAAGTTAGTTCTCCTACATCTAAGTTCATCTTCTATTTTGATTTTAATACCTTTGCAGCTAGAATTTATATCTCTCATATGTCATAATATCAGCGGAGTTTTATTTCATTATGTTAATCTACAATTATTGATAAGTAACCACACTAGGatgtataaaaaaataaaataaagaagggTATCTATTTCTTCTATTTTTTGGATGGATGATTGATAAACAAAGAATAGTAAAGAGACcatctatattatttttttatgaaaatgggtaatttaaattaaacaactaattaaataaaagaaattttcaataaaaaaattgTGCAATTATAGCGAAGTGATGTGAGTCTATCTTTTAATGgttaaattttgtaattaatatttttaaactcTTTGGCAATTACATTGCATCTGAAATTCTTTTTATCTTATGCTTTGTGATTTTAGCCCACTGAGCGAAAGTGCAAACGTTGTGGGTGCCGGTCCAACTGTACCTGCTGCCCAAGCTGGATGTCTACCTTTGGCCGAAGTCTTCAAACTGGCAGTCACAAATTTCAAAGTCCATGACTGGGGTCTCTTTAATacaggagcttgagaagttgacaTCTGATGGATCTTTTTGCTATTTCAGAATGCTAGTCACTGTTTTGCAGACAAAAATTTCTTCAACAATTACACTACTGATAAACATATAAATGTACGTAAATGTACGTATTGTAGTCTTATGAGGGACAAAAGGGGCCAGAGAGGCATATAATGTTGTCTATTTTGTGAAATTTGGTACAGCTTTCATTCTAAATTCATGAAGCATAGCTGTTGTCTTATCTTTTGGTCATAATGGCTGGGAGAACATCTGCCATGGCTTATCAAAGCTGAGCTGATGTTGCTTAACACAGAGCCGTGCAATGGAAAGACCTGGCTGTTGTAAAGTCTAAATGCATTGTCGGCATCGCAACAAGAAATCTAAAAAGATTGGTAAATCTTTTGCTCAGTGGACTGTAAAAGTTACATTAGCTTCAGCTCAATTTCTCCATGTTCCATTAACATGCTGTGGTGCACAAAAAAGACAGGAGACGTAAGAAAAAGGAGATGACAGTGATAAGCTTTCACAGCCCAAAGGTGATGAACCTGAGCAGAAAACATGGATGGCCATGGTAGAGATGAGAAATGATTTTCAGGTTGCTCTCCAATCATACTTTCCACCTCTTTGCCTTCTTTTTACCACTGAGAAGTGGCAGGCAGGATGATCAAGGTAACACTTTGCAGGAATTTCATCTTGAGTTGATGATCATGAGTGAAAAATAAAAGGACAAGATCACAAAATTTGCATGGAGAGATTCAGTCATGACAAAGGTTTCCCTTGCTATTGTTATTGTACAAGCTACATAACAGCAATACCACATAATGCGATCGACATTACAAGCAGTGGATAATACAGTTTTGCATAGCTTTGCCTAAAATCAGATTGGTAGATCAACTCAGAATCCAATTTCGGTGGATCCGATTGGCCGATGCCGATCCTTCCAAAAGCAGGCATCCGGTGTCAGCTTCGCCGATGGCCTCATTGGCTCTGACTTGCATCGTGTTAGCACTAGTGGCCCATACGCAGAAGGTGGCACCGGAGTGGGCACTGCAACAGCATTGCCTCTCAACTTCTTCTCTGCCTCTGGAGCCGAGGGTGTTGCCGGTGGAGGAGGAGATGGTGGTGGATGCAGCTGAGGTATCTCCAGGATCGAAATAACACCTTCCTTGTTCCCCATGCTTCTGTCACTATTGATACCATTGTATACCTCGtctttctttgcttcattcaGTGTAGTGCTTCTTGTGTCATTGTTGCTGCCTGCCGCCGCAGCAGCACTTGTGGAGGTATCAGTCATGTTGCCAATAGCAGCAGTGGCTTTAGAAGGGTGCCGAGGACGATAATTAGGGTGGTGAAGCTGCCATTGTAGGAAGTCGTTGCTGCAAACCCAAGTTTCTTTGGAAACCTCCATGGATAACTTTGGCTCATACATCATTAGGAGAAGGCACTCAGGCAACGCCATGCTCTTCTTCTCCGGCTCTTTCTTCTCTCCAGTCTCCGATCCTACTGCCCTTTCCCCTCCGTCTCGATCAATGACTTCACTGTAGTCCTCTTTTTCTTCGGCACGAGGAGAATTTTGAGCCACAACCTTGTTAGTTGTTCCTTTCTCTTTGGCTGAGAATTCTTCTTTAGCCATCTTATCTTCCTTCTCAATGGAGAAACTCCACCTCCCCTTGGCTTCGCCGGAGAAACTTGCTCTCCTTGTTTCCTTGTCACTGCTGCAGGTCGACCTCCCAACCTCCCTGTCAGTGGAGAAGCTATGCCGCCGCCTGTCCCTCTCTCTCGAAGCCGAACTGCGTCTCTTGCTCATCTCCTTCGATCTGGAAGAATGCCTATTGGATCTCCTCTCTTCCTTTTCCATCGCAGATGAACAGCTACCGTCTCTCTTTCCTTTTACATCTTCCCTTCCTTTTGCTTTCTTATCCTCCAAGGGAGTCTTAATTTCGATCTCTGCTTTCTCTGCATCAGTTACAGCtagttcttcctgagttctcgaTCGATCTTCATCTTTGCTTGGCTTCAATTCATCAGGAACGAGTGGCATCGTCTCTTCTTTTGCCTCTTCTGCTATCAAAATCGCAACTTGATCACTTTCAGATTTCAGCTCCTCTTTAGCAACTTCAAAATCCCTCTTTTCTCCCTCTGATGCTCCATCTGCACCATCTTCCTTCCCTTTCCCGTCACTCTCTTCCACGCGCACCTGCATCGCCGGTGACTCCCAGAACCGGCTCGCCAGTGCGGCCATCTGCACCGGATCGGATCGACATCTCATCAGAAGTAGAGCATTCTTGGGGGGAATGCAAATGCTAACcctagcttcctcctcttctttaaTTTTCCCTTTCTCCAACACCATCACCACCTCTTCCCTCATCTCCAGCTCCAAATCTTCACCGTCTATGCGCTCTTTCACTAGCGGCGTCATCTCCCTTTGCTTCCGGTTATCGACTACCATGCTAACCATCTCCCTTCTCTTCCCGTCGTTGCGGTCAGGAGCCACCATCAACCACCGTGTCAACACGGCGCCGCAGGAATTCGACCTCTTCGCGGCTTCCTTCCCTTTGCCGGACTGCAAAGAGGAACACAGGGATCTTCCGCTGCAGGGGGAGAAGCAATTGAACTCCGACCCGATCGCCCGCAGCGCCTCGCAAATGCTCACAGGAAGCTGGTAGGCCCACCTCTGGCTCCTGATCGGAAGGCACTCGCGCACCCCGCCGATCCCCTCCGTCCGCCGGAAGCTGGCCTCGATCTCGCTGCCCCTCATCGACCGCGACCGCATTGCGACGCCCTTCCCCTTGGCGGCGGCGGCAGCAGCGGCCGCAGCGGCGGCGGCagccttcttcttgctcttgacgCGGACCTGGCCGATGCAGGTGACCTTGGGCGAGGAGGGTTCGGCGGCCTCAAAGGCGACGCCTTTCCGTCTCCCCCCGACAACCGAGGGAAACATCGGCGACTGGCCGCCCTTGACGCTCCCGCTGCTGCGGAGTCGTCGGCTGAGCGAGGAGGAGAGCGACGGCCCCGCCGAGGCCTCGCGTCCGCGGCCGGGACTGAGGACGGCCTTCGAGGACGGCTGGGAGCCGAAGCAGAAGAACAGATCCCGACCGCGCATCCGGCGGCGCGAATGGGGGTGGTGCTCCGCTCCGCCCGCGGACGAAGAAGCCTTCCGCCGCCGCCTCATCTACGCACTTAATCAAAGAAAGGGAAAGGAGATGAAACGGGCGTTCGCCTTGGGACTTGAGATCGCGGAGAAGCTAAAGATCCACAATAAACAAAaggaataaataaacaaatctaGGGTTTGCTACTGCAGCACAGAGACCATGGAGATGACAGCAACCCCAACACCAAGCTGCTTCAGGGGAGTGTGCAGACCAAGAGAAGAGAGCGACACAGAGACAGCAAATTAAATGGCGCAGCGTATTTCCATCTCACAAGCGCCCTTGCTCCTACTCTTTTATTACAAAACTGccacaataaaaaaaaagaaggcTTTTTTAATATTAGATTCGCAGGAGATTTTGTCTGCTTGCGATCGCATGGGTTTGACAACGGTAACGCCGAATAATTAAAGCACAACCGGACGTCGGGTGGGGCCCTTGATCCGAAAGAAAGAGCCAGGGACTGCTAAATTTAGCGATGGACCACTGCTCATAATTTCCACCATGacagaaaaaataatttaaaaaaaaattatgcccTACTTACTATGTGTTCAAatattagctaaaattattttaactttgttaattaaatttaataattttagaaagaatAATTAGGATAAGACactcttttaatatttttaaaatttataatgtcttcttttatataataataaaaataagagaGACCCTTTCAATCTGCAACATCTAACATTTTTGAAGGAAAAGGATGCTTCAAAGCATCAACATGGTCAAAAGCCAAGTGAAGTTTTTTAATTAGTCTTTAATTGTTTAGATGCAAGGCTTTAATTATAAAAATCAGTTTAAGGTGGCAATTATCAGTGATTAGGAAGTAGTAATGCGAGAAAGAGAGAGGGCACATGGGATGAGGGGGAAAAAGGGGAAAGGAAGAGCAGAAGGTTCCAAAAATCTTATATGAAGTTTGGCACgtgaggaggaggtggtggacagcttattattattattattattattaaacaatagaataattaataaattaattaatcaatgaaTAGGTTTAGAGAAGGGTAGAAGAGATGTCACGCCTCTCATTGTTCTCGTAGTCTATAAATTTTAAGGTTCAATAATCATACTTTTGTTTTATAATTCAAGTATTTAATCTTTTTGATGAACTAATTAATTTCGGAGTTGAGTATTTTAGCTCTCTAAAAATTTTCTACCAATTGAAAGCGCAAATGATTCATCGTTCCGTAGTCAACATTCAAGAATATCATTCCATCAAAGAAaattattcatatatatatatatatatatatatatatatatatatatatatatatatatatatatatatatatatatatatatatatatatatatatataatccgattaaaattttttatcgatGATTAAGATAAATTAGAAAGCATGAACTTCTAAGATATTTAATTAATCACTGGTAGAGCCTAAcaattgtaaaaaatattttctttttttacatGATAAAGTTAATAGTGACAAGGGCTCTCTCATATTCTCTCTCAAACTCCACTAAGtttagtataaaaaaaaataaattatagaatatttttagtaCTCTTTGATATATGTTAATCCACATAGATTCGTGAGAAAACATCATTTTAAAATTTGGGCTGTCTCGATAAAGTTATTGCTACCAAATTAGTAGAGTTTGTCATTTTGTTATTTCCACTTTCTAAGAATTTTCCTTTAGCATTCATCAGTTTGTAATTACATAGAATTCTTTATTGAAACTAATTGTTTAAGTGCCTGATTATTTTATGGTTGATGCTCATTTTGGTGTCTAGCTTGAGTTTGAATCAATCATGTGATTATTATGTATAGTGCCATATTACATGGTCCTACATTTGGTGCTAAGTAAAATCGTAAACTCGATCGTCTAATTATGATAAGTAGTCCACACTTCATCTAACGATAAGGGAGACTTCAAGTCATGACAATCGATGTCATGATGTTATTGATGTAACGGCCTACCAAGAGTTTATTCCTAAAACATCAAACATAAATAGTGtacttttttctcttctttaaaacTTGTTAAATATATATACTAAGAATTAAATTTTCATTAGGCAAAAATTATTCTTAGGACATTAAATGAATCGAACATTTGGAATAAGTTTGGTATTCGACTGaataaaagtttatttatgttcattcaatacaatgatcaaataaataagtttgaacaatTCGTTAAACTAAACGACAAAACTTGAACAAATATGTGATCAGCTTGTTAATATTCatgaatatttattaataaaacttttattaacatgataaataaataaataaacttttaaaatgaacaaataaatttatattatcaaactcaataaccaagcaaataagattaaaatataaaagttttaaataatcaaataaatttaaattgagagTTCGATGACAtctaaattgttggtgcaaccttaggtcaaggttgacctggttgacccgactcgagttgacctgactcgagttgtattttgatgtttgacgagaatagaaaagttgtatcttgatgtttgacaagaatacaaacttgggagattgtgggtgcaaccttcggtcaaggttgacctggttgacccgacttgagttgacttgattcggaaaagtccaagcagggagcttggcacggggaaaagtccaagtatggagacttggcacggaaaagtccaagcagggagcttggcacggggaaaagtccaagtatggagacttggcacggaaaagtccaagcagggagcttggcacgggagaagtccaagtatggaagcttggcatgggaagtcggagagggctcggcagctcgttttccagactaggtcaaagagggctcgggagctcgttctctggaccagacgaagtcggagagggctcgggagctcgttctctggaccagacgaagtcggagagggctcggcagctcgttctccggactaggtcagagagggctcgggagctcgttctctggactagacagagttggagagggctcggtagctcgttctccagactaggtcagagagggctcggtagctcgttctctggaccggacgtggaagtcggagagggctcggtagctcgttctccggactaggtcagagagggctcggtagctcgttctctggatcggacatggaagtcggagagggctcggtagctcgttctctagaccgggaaggctttaggatttagggctgggaagctctaaggcattggatcggtctggtgaccgatcagtaaccaaacagtggttcgctgtaggttatctgatcggtccacagatcgatcagaaaacgatcaggaagctactgatcgttgcctgatcggttcacagaccgatcaggctttaaagccaaccctcatagagatggctgaccggtctggggaccgatcaacctagggcttgatcggtccacagaccgatcagatggctcccagaccgatgagggtggagcctgatcggtccaggcctagccgttacgacacaacgactagatttctgtgttgctctttgtcttcttcacaggtgcagcaggtgcaggatatatatcgaggtcgagggcctctacaggaacagttcttgctcttcctccttactacgatttgagctttgctgagctcctttttgctgaagctttgtgtgagcttccctcgactggttgatcagctgctgttggcatcatccgtgaagttgctgcttcatcaacggactccagtcgacgagaagaaggcaagcaaacttggtagagtgtatttacattcatattatccattgtttcttattttatttcttgtactcctttattgttgttgcaaaagagattgtggcgaggtttctccacccagaaggagttcttattagccgattttccggggtctcatccaccgacggattgataggattcgtctaccttacggacacgccgaggagtaggagtatcatatccgaacctcgttatatcgtcgcgtttgaggtttgatcttctccattttcgtttctactctttatttccgctgtgctaactcaaattgtaggaagaaacatgaatttggggtcggctattcacaccccccctctctagccgctatccgaaggtcctaacaagtggtatcagagcaaggttgctcttcgacggattaacatccgggggagcacaagctagagaatggatcgacttggagaagacatcacgattccacccttctacgatcgcgacgacttcgcgtattggaaggtaagaatgaagtattttcttatgactaacatagtaaattggaattgtgtacaagtaggttttattcttccggtggataaagaaggagaacctcttgagaagaagaagtggacgaaggaacaaatccaccgatccatgatcaatgacgaggtaacaaaaatctttgaattttcattacctaatgatgtcttgcgtaagataggtggatacaacgatgccaaggagttgtagAACAACTTGACTAaattccatgaggagagctccaattcaagtcatgaagaggagtcaagtgagccaaatagctcacatcatggaggtatggaattagaagttgagggctactcaacatctaaggaagaagaggagaagagttcttcttcaagattggagcaagaagaagaagtctctacctccggaagggatgaagaagagagcttatatccatcctcaaccctaggtaactcaagcaacttaatttcaagtaaattacatataatgtgctttgagtgtagggaatatgggcattacaagagtaaatgtccaaagaggattaggaagactccaccgacgccaaaggtcaaggaagccggagtcccgatacgtaagggcaaggagcacgtggtgtgcttccaatgcaagcaaaggggacattataagagccaatgtccgagggggaggcaacctcacaaggacaagagaccaagcacatctatggggggagctaaggcaaaccctaaggtaccctttaaggcatatcattgcaattctaataag
Coding sequences:
- the LOC122045700 gene encoding uncharacterized protein LOC122045700, which produces MRRRRKASSSAGGAEHHPHSRRRMRGRDLFFCFGSQPSSKAVLSPGRGREASAGPSLSSSLSRRLRSSGSVKGGQSPMFPSVVGGRRKGVAFEAAEPSSPKVTCIGQVRVKSKKKAAAAAAAAAAAAAKGKGVAMRSRSMRGSEIEASFRRTEGIGGVRECLPIRSQRWAYQLPVSICEALRAIGSEFNCFSPCSGRSLCSSLQSGKGKEAAKRSNSCGAVLTRWLMVAPDRNDGKRREMVSMVVDNRKQREMTPLVKERIDGEDLELEMREEVVMVLEKGKIKEEEEARVSICIPPKNALLLMRCRSDPVQMAALASRFWESPAMQVRVEESDGKGKEDGADGASEGEKRDFEVAKEELKSESDQVAILIAEEAKEETMPLVPDELKPSKDEDRSRTQEELAVTDAEKAEIEIKTPLEDKKAKGREDVKGKRDGSCSSAMEKEERRSNRHSSRSKEMSKRRSSASRERDRRRHSFSTDREVGRSTCSSDKETRRASFSGEAKGRWSFSIEKEDKMAKEEFSAKEKGTTNKVVAQNSPRAEEKEDYSEVIDRDGGERAVGSETGEKKEPEKKSMALPECLLLMMYEPKLSMEVSKETWVCSNDFLQWQLHHPNYRPRHPSKATAAIGNMTDTSTSAAAAAGSNNDTRSTTLNEAKKDEVYNGINSDRSMGNKEGVISILEIPQLHPPPSPPPPATPSAPEAEKKLRGNAVAVPTPVPPSAYGPLVLTRCKSEPMRPSAKLTPDACFWKDRHRPIGSTEIGF